In Microbacterium sp. AB, a single genomic region encodes these proteins:
- a CDS encoding aldehyde dehydrogenase (NADP(+)), whose translation MDVTNRVESRDARTGDVRALDVGETDAAGVDHVVSRAREAADGFATWSRARRAGLLEALADGLEGERHALVADADRETALGATRLGAELTRTTYQLREFSRVVRDGSHLEAAVDHAAETPMGPRPDLRRMLVPLGPVAVYAASNFPFAFSVLGGDTASALAAGNAVVVKAHPGHPAASERVAAIAREAVASAGAPAGLLALVHGFDAGVRLVTHPSVRAAAFTGSLAGGRALADAAAGRPDPIPFYGELGSVNPLLVTPRAARERAEEYGQGIAGSVLQGGGQFCTKPGLVLIPQGEDGDRVVAAMAQAVSAATAAPALTASMAEAYDRGVEARTHDARRRASGAAGGPHTTRPVLFEVAAESLTDLLAEECFGPVAVVARYEDEADALAALARVPGSLTATVLTAGETDRGLPATRASLTARAGRILFDGYPTGVAVSPAQHHGGPWPATNTLHTSVGATAIRRFLRPVAWQQAPQHALPPELREGPVQVPTRVDGVLVLPSADRDRPHDDAHGEHRE comes from the coding sequence ATGGATGTGACGAACCGCGTGGAGAGCAGGGACGCCCGGACGGGTGACGTGCGTGCCCTCGACGTCGGCGAGACCGACGCCGCGGGTGTCGACCACGTCGTGTCGCGCGCGCGGGAAGCGGCCGACGGCTTCGCGACGTGGTCCCGCGCACGACGCGCCGGACTGCTCGAGGCGCTCGCCGACGGGCTGGAGGGGGAACGCCACGCCCTCGTGGCGGACGCGGACCGCGAGACGGCCCTGGGGGCGACGCGCCTGGGCGCCGAGCTCACACGGACGACGTACCAGCTCAGGGAGTTCTCCCGCGTCGTGCGCGACGGGAGCCACCTCGAAGCCGCCGTCGACCACGCGGCCGAGACGCCCATGGGACCGCGTCCCGACCTTCGGCGGATGCTCGTGCCGCTCGGCCCCGTCGCGGTGTACGCCGCGAGCAACTTCCCGTTCGCCTTCTCCGTGCTGGGCGGTGACACCGCGTCGGCGCTGGCCGCGGGCAACGCCGTCGTCGTCAAGGCTCACCCGGGCCATCCGGCCGCGTCGGAACGCGTGGCCGCGATCGCCCGGGAGGCCGTCGCCTCTGCGGGAGCGCCCGCAGGGCTGCTCGCGCTCGTGCACGGGTTCGACGCGGGCGTACGTCTGGTGACGCATCCCTCCGTGCGCGCGGCGGCGTTCACCGGCTCGCTCGCCGGCGGCCGGGCGCTCGCGGATGCCGCCGCGGGGCGGCCGGACCCGATCCCGTTCTACGGCGAGCTGGGCAGCGTCAACCCGCTCCTGGTGACCCCGCGCGCGGCTCGCGAACGGGCGGAGGAGTACGGCCAGGGCATCGCGGGATCCGTGCTGCAGGGCGGGGGGCAGTTCTGCACGAAGCCCGGGCTCGTCCTGATCCCGCAGGGCGAGGACGGCGACCGGGTCGTCGCGGCGATGGCGCAGGCGGTTTCGGCGGCAACGGCCGCGCCCGCGCTCACGGCGTCGATGGCGGAGGCGTACGACCGCGGCGTGGAGGCGCGGACGCACGATGCGCGCCGGCGCGCATCGGGGGCGGCCGGCGGGCCGCACACCACGCGTCCCGTCCTGTTCGAGGTCGCAGCCGAATCCCTGACCGACCTGCTCGCGGAGGAGTGCTTCGGCCCGGTCGCCGTCGTGGCCAGGTATGAGGACGAAGCGGACGCGCTCGCCGCCCTCGCGCGCGTCCCGGGATCCCTCACGGCCACGGTGCTGACCGCGGGCGAGACGGATCGGGGCCTCCCCGCGACGAGGGCCTCGCTCACGGCGCGCGCCGGTCGCATCCTGTTCGACGGCTACCCGACCGGCGTCGCCGTCAGCCCCGCGCAGCACCACGGCGGCCCGTGGCCCGCGACGAACACGCTGCACACCTCGGTCGGCGCGACGGCCATCAGGCGGTTTCTGCGTCCGGTCGCGTGGCAGCAGGCCCCACAGCACGCGTTGCCTCCGGAGCTGCGCGAGGGACCGGTGCAGGTTCCGACGCGCGTCGACGGCGTGCTCGTCCTGCCGTCAGCCGATCGGGACCGACCCCACGACGACGCCCACGGCGAGCATCGCGAGTGA
- a CDS encoding CitMHS family transporter, translating to MLVILGFTMILAFMVLIMTKRLTPMVALILVPTIFGLFAGAGLGIGDMVISAIGDMAPTAALLMFAIMYFGIMIDVGLFDPLIRFITRALGDDPAKVVLGTALLAGAVSLDGDGSTTFIITTSAMLPLYLRLGMSPVVLTCVAGLMNGTLNIVPWGGPTVRAATALGLQPTDVFVPMIPSLIVGIGIALGLSWLLGLSERRRLGRLSLTGADELWTDGGTTRPGRLGMRVRRLAEPRSGTGTPGARAVLGTTNVVTVKGSGMPAPTLISEDERDTAMADTMLSPERATLRPRLIWVNLVLTIAVMVLLVLDVLPLAFVFMIGTGIALVLNFPRLKDQSAEIVAHAPSIVGVVSMVLAAGVLVGVLDGTGMVTAMADWVVDIVPPSLGPFFAVITGLLSIPMTFFMSNDAFYYGILPILAESAATYGITPAEMARASVIGQPVHLQSPLVPAILLLVSLANVNLGDHHKKVLWRALVVSLAMLAVGVVVGSVPIG from the coding sequence ATGCTCGTCATCCTCGGATTCACCATGATCCTCGCGTTCATGGTGCTCATCATGACCAAGCGGCTCACGCCCATGGTCGCGCTCATCCTCGTCCCGACGATCTTCGGCCTCTTCGCGGGCGCCGGGCTCGGCATCGGCGACATGGTCATCTCGGCGATCGGCGACATGGCGCCCACGGCCGCGCTCCTCATGTTCGCGATCATGTACTTCGGCATCATGATCGACGTCGGGCTGTTCGACCCGCTCATCCGCTTCATCACACGCGCCCTCGGCGACGACCCCGCCAAGGTCGTGCTCGGCACGGCGCTGCTCGCGGGCGCCGTCTCGCTCGACGGCGACGGCTCGACGACCTTCATCATCACGACGTCGGCGATGCTCCCGCTCTACCTCCGCCTCGGGATGAGCCCCGTGGTGCTGACCTGCGTGGCCGGGCTGATGAACGGCACGCTCAACATCGTGCCGTGGGGCGGGCCGACGGTGCGCGCGGCGACGGCCCTCGGCCTGCAGCCGACCGACGTGTTCGTCCCCATGATCCCCTCGCTCATCGTCGGCATCGGGATCGCCCTCGGCCTGTCCTGGCTTCTCGGGCTCTCGGAACGCCGACGCCTCGGCCGCCTCAGCCTGACGGGAGCGGACGAGCTGTGGACGGATGGCGGCACCACGCGGCCCGGTCGTCTCGGGATGCGCGTGCGCCGGCTCGCCGAGCCCCGCTCGGGCACGGGGACGCCCGGCGCCCGCGCCGTGCTCGGCACGACGAACGTGGTCACCGTCAAGGGCTCGGGGATGCCCGCCCCCACGCTGATCTCCGAGGACGAGCGCGACACGGCGATGGCCGACACGATGCTGAGCCCCGAGCGCGCCACGCTGCGTCCGCGGCTCATCTGGGTCAACCTCGTGCTGACGATCGCGGTGATGGTGCTGCTCGTCCTCGACGTGCTGCCCCTCGCCTTCGTCTTCATGATCGGCACGGGCATCGCGCTCGTCCTGAACTTCCCGAGGCTCAAGGACCAGAGCGCGGAGATCGTCGCGCATGCGCCGAGCATCGTCGGCGTCGTCTCCATGGTGCTCGCCGCCGGCGTCCTCGTGGGCGTGCTCGACGGAACGGGCATGGTCACGGCGATGGCCGACTGGGTCGTCGACATCGTCCCGCCGTCGCTCGGTCCGTTCTTCGCCGTCATCACCGGGCTCCTGTCGATCCCCATGACGTTCTTCATGTCGAACGACGCCTTCTACTACGGCATCCTGCCGATCCTCGCCGAGAGCGCTGCGACCTACGGGATCACGCCGGCCGAGATGGCGCGGGCGTCGGTCATCGGCCAGCCCGTGCACCTGCAGAGCCCGCTCGTGCCGGCGATCCTGCTCCTCGTCTCGCTCGCGAACGTCAACCTCGGCGACCACCACAAGAAGGTGCTGTGGCGCGCCCTCGTCGTCTCACTCGCGATGCTCGCCGTGGGCGTCGTCGTGGGGTCGGTCCCGATCGGCTGA
- a CDS encoding mandelate racemase/muconate lactonizing enzyme family protein, whose product MRIERLTTYLQRVGDRPRVLLRLTTDDGIDGWAEVYNHGPDLAYPAILEYLADQISGIDATRVGFVNQLLHQSARFPQGALGLAAIAAVDHALWDVAAKAAGVPVYQLLGGRVRDRVRVYAGLYSAPDVRDLVDRTAQLHEEQGIDAFKLSPYRRDVHRSRFGLVARELGEWFGEIRQAHPEEWEFAFDAHGCLWEPRQAVALAAALAPHDPLFLEEPIRPEYLPAWGRIRSEMAVPLATGESLYSPSEFLGLLSVQGADIIQPDICVVGGLTQMRKIAVLAEAHDVPVAPHNPLGPLATAANVHFAAATWNFSILEYKPDEVSWCHDPYLPTDGHLELREDRPGWGIEIDESALERDDWVHWERRVPVRKDGSTAWM is encoded by the coding sequence ATGAGGATCGAACGTCTCACCACGTACCTCCAGCGCGTCGGCGATCGGCCGCGAGTCCTCCTCCGCCTCACGACGGACGACGGGATCGACGGGTGGGCGGAGGTCTACAACCACGGCCCCGACCTCGCCTATCCGGCGATCCTGGAATACCTCGCGGACCAGATCTCCGGGATCGACGCGACGAGGGTCGGCTTCGTCAACCAGCTGCTCCACCAGTCGGCGCGGTTCCCGCAGGGCGCGCTGGGGCTCGCTGCGATCGCCGCCGTCGACCACGCCCTGTGGGACGTCGCGGCGAAGGCGGCGGGAGTGCCCGTCTACCAGCTGCTGGGCGGACGCGTGCGCGATCGGGTACGCGTGTACGCCGGCCTCTATTCCGCACCGGATGTGCGGGACCTCGTCGACCGGACGGCGCAGCTCCACGAGGAGCAGGGGATCGACGCGTTCAAGCTGAGCCCCTACCGGCGCGATGTGCATCGTTCGCGGTTCGGCCTGGTCGCGCGAGAGCTCGGGGAGTGGTTCGGCGAGATCCGCCAGGCCCATCCGGAGGAGTGGGAGTTCGCCTTCGACGCCCACGGATGCCTGTGGGAGCCGCGCCAGGCGGTGGCCCTCGCCGCGGCCCTCGCGCCGCATGACCCGCTCTTCCTGGAGGAGCCCATCCGCCCGGAGTACCTTCCCGCGTGGGGCCGCATCCGATCGGAGATGGCCGTCCCCCTCGCGACGGGGGAGTCGCTCTACTCGCCCAGCGAGTTCCTCGGACTGCTGTCGGTGCAGGGCGCCGACATCATCCAGCCCGACATCTGCGTCGTCGGCGGCCTCACCCAGATGCGGAAGATCGCCGTGCTCGCGGAGGCACACGACGTCCCCGTCGCCCCCCACAACCCGCTCGGCCCGCTGGCGACGGCCGCCAACGTGCATTTCGCCGCGGCGACCTGGAACTTCTCGATCCTGGAGTACAAGCCGGACGAGGTCTCGTGGTGCCACGACCCGTACCTCCCGACCGACGGGCACCTCGAGCTGCGCGAGGACAGACCCGGATGGGGGATCGAGATCGACGAGAGCGCTCTCGAGCGCGACGACTGGGTGCACTGGGAACGACGGGTTCCCGTGCGGAAGGACGGATCGACGGCATGGATGTGA